In Rhodopirellula sp. P2, the DNA window TCGATCGCGATCGCCGCCCCGCCTGCTTCGTGGACGCGCTGGATGGTTTGAGGACCGACCGTTGGCACGTCGAACCGCATGTCTTGTTCTGGCTTGCTGACTTTGACCAATGTCCAACCACCACGACGGCACAATTCGCCGGTACGTGCGATGCAGGCGTCCGTGCCTTCGATCGCTTCCACGGCGATGATGGTGCCGTCCTTGATCGTGATGGCTTGGCCGATATCCAGTCCGCCCATGGTCTTGGCAATTTGCCAGCCTGCGGCAATGTCGGACTGAATTGCCGGCGAGGGTTTTCGGCGTGTCAGCTGCCCCGTTTTCGCGAGCAGTTCAGGAGCCAAGTCCGTGGCGGAGCAAATTTTCATGGTGTGATTCTCATAAGTGTCGATGACCGCGCCGAGCAGTCGGTCATCGCGTGCGTCTCGGCGTGCACCAAACAAACAAGGCCAAAAGGTTTTGATGCACGTCCAGTCCGGTGTGTGGCGAATCCAAACCGAACCACTGTAAAGCAGGTCCGATTTGAACAGTTTGCCTGCCATCGTCACGTGGCGGACGTCGTTGCGTTTGAAGTACCGAAGATGACCACCAAAACGCCCGACACCTGACCACAAGACACTGTCACAGAGGTCGTTGAGTTCTTCGCCGGCGTGTCCCGTGATGGCAACGCAGTGAACCGGATGCCCAAGGGCTTTCAGTTTTTCCGCCACGCAAATCGGAAAACGTCCCCAGCCCGCGATCAAACCAACGGGTGCACCCTGGGGCACATCTCGATCGACGGGGGCACGAAGGTCCGTGCCGCCGGCATCGTGAACAGCGGTTGGGTCGGGGGAGACATTTCTCATAGCGGGCGCAAGGCTCATGACAGTCGCAAGGTTGCGGGAACCGAAATTCGCTCAGGCAGCTTTTCGATGGCCAGCGTCTGCTGGCTGATTTTCGGCAGCGGCGGACAACCGGTTGAGTTGTTGCGTCAATCGTTTGAGATCGCGACGCATCTCAGGCAGTTTGCGCTGGACGGCCATGATCTGCATCTGATCGCGTTGGGGGGTGGCGGGTGAACCCAAGTAAACTTGGTTGGGTGCCAGGTCATCCATCACACCGGCTTGAGCACCCACGATCACGCCATCCGCCAACGCGATGTGGTCTTTCAATCCGACTTGTCCGGCCAGGACAACGTAGTCGCCGGTCGTGCAGCTCCCTGCGATCCCGACTTGGCTGCACAATAGGTTGTGACGACCGATTTGGCAGTTGTGAGCGATCATGACTTGATTGTCGATCTTCGTGCCTTCACCAATTCGTGTGGCGCCATAAGTGCCACGATCGATCGTCGAACTGGCTCCCACTTCCACATCATTTTCGATCACGACATACCCAAGCTGCGCGGTGGGCACGTGGCGTCCATCGACCATTTTGTATCCAAAGCCATGTGCCCCCACGACGGTGCCGGCGTGCAAGGTGACGCGTTCGCCGAGTTGGCTGTACGCGTAGAGCGTCACGTTGGGGTGCAGTGTGCAATGGGCACCGACCTGGCATCCCGCCGCGATGGTGACTCCCGGTGCAATGTAGCAACCGGGACCAATTTCAACGTCCGCACCGATGACAGCCGAAGGATGCACGTCGCTGCTCGGGTCAATCTTGGCAGTCGGGTCGATCCCGCTGACTGGCATCGAGTTGCCCAGGGCAGGACGAAAGTGGCTGACCACTTGAGTGAAGGCTGCGTGAGGATCACCCACCAAAATTTGCAGCCGAATGGGAGACGCGGCGACGTATTCCGGAGCAATGACCGCGAACGCGTTGCTTTTCGACAATTGGTCCACGTGATTGGCGTGATCAATCAGCGTGATTTCTTGAGGCCCCGCTTCGACCGGAGGAGCGGCACCCGTGCAAATCATCGCAGAGGTTTCGTCGCTGGGAGATTTCCCCTGCGCGGCGTCCTGCGACGAATCGGAGTTGTTTGGGGTGCAATCGCTGAAATCGAGCAATTGACCGCCAACCAAGTCGGCGATTTCTTGCAGAGACAGTCCATTGGAAGACGCCATTTGAAAAATCCTTTTTCGGTGACGTGTGTCGAGGTGCGGGTCCGGATCGGTGGGTCGCTTCCTTGTAGCGGCAACCTACAAATTGACGCAACGTGAATCGTCGGTCTTGCGACGGTTCGTCAGAAAGGACTAGTACAGGGCTGCATGACGCGCGGTGGTGTTCAACCTGCGCGTTTTCCGAATGGCTCCAGCACCCAGTCGCTAACGATGCCCAGCCCTGCTCTTCGCAACGATTTCTCTCCCTCGCCCGCCTCCCCGGTTTCGGTTGGCACGCGGTCGCATGCTCATGAAGCGTCGACAGCGAATCCGAATGGTCTGCGGGT includes these proteins:
- a CDS encoding LpxI family protein, with translation MRNVSPDPTAVHDAGGTDLRAPVDRDVPQGAPVGLIAGWGRFPICVAEKLKALGHPVHCVAITGHAGEELNDLCDSVLWSGVGRFGGHLRYFKRNDVRHVTMAGKLFKSDLLYSGSVWIRHTPDWTCIKTFWPCLFGARRDARDDRLLGAVIDTYENHTMKICSATDLAPELLAKTGQLTRRKPSPAIQSDIAAGWQIAKTMGGLDIGQAITIKDGTIIAVEAIEGTDACIARTGELCRRGGWTLVKVSKPEQDMRFDVPTVGPQTIQRVHEAGGAAIAIEADKTILLDSEETIALADRLGIALVAMASADPMETQLPSSRKAA
- the lpxD gene encoding UDP-3-O-(3-hydroxymyristoyl)glucosamine N-acyltransferase, whose amino-acid sequence is MASSNGLSLQEIADLVGGQLLDFSDCTPNNSDSSQDAAQGKSPSDETSAMICTGAAPPVEAGPQEITLIDHANHVDQLSKSNAFAVIAPEYVAASPIRLQILVGDPHAAFTQVVSHFRPALGNSMPVSGIDPTAKIDPSSDVHPSAVIGADVEIGPGCYIAPGVTIAAGCQVGAHCTLHPNVTLYAYSQLGERVTLHAGTVVGAHGFGYKMVDGRHVPTAQLGYVVIENDVEVGASSTIDRGTYGATRIGEGTKIDNQVMIAHNCQIGRHNLLCSQVGIAGSCTTGDYVVLAGQVGLKDHIALADGVIVGAQAGVMDDLAPNQVYLGSPATPQRDQMQIMAVQRKLPEMRRDLKRLTQQLNRLSAAAENQPADAGHRKAA